Genomic segment of Chiroxiphia lanceolata isolate bChiLan1 chromosome 18, bChiLan1.pri, whole genome shotgun sequence:
cccgccgcccccggccccgctcacccTTCATCAGCTGCACCCGCTTGAACTCGAAGGGGATGTTGTTGCTCCGGGCGAAGATGTAGAGCGCCCGGCAGGGCTGCGAGAGCAGGTCCAGGTacagctccagccccatcctgcgccgctgcttctgctgccgccgccgcccgctcccGTCTCGCTGCGTGCGATGGAGACTGTGAGCAGCACCGTGCCCGCTCCGGGCGGGGCGGCAGCGCCGGGTCCGCCCCGGGGCGGAGCGCAGCTCTCCCGCTCCGGCCCCTCGGGGCAGGGCCGTGCCCGGGGGCTCACAGGACAGCGGTGACGGCACTTTTTGGAGCGAAGTTTCAACCGGGCTCTGCCATCTCACATCTAATCTGTGGTTTGTCCTAATAACTGCCCTTAATCCCTTAATGATAAGGAAACCGCAAGGCTGACGGGGCGTGGGTGCTCAAGAGGCAGATCCTGGATTTGCCCCGTGGGAGCTCGCAGTTCTTGCACAAGAGGACTTTCCATTCCTGCGATTCCATCACCAGCCAAGACACCCGTGCTGTGGAAAAACAACTGCAGAGCGAGCAGTCACGCAACAGGAAAACACACATTGGTTCACTGCTATAAACCAAACCCACACTAGTCCTATCTTCACAAGATTCAACCACCCTTCCCAACACCCATCCCTTCAAGATTCCCAGCCCTTCGTTTTGCTTCAGGAATGTATTGATGATGCTGGTGTACATATATTTTGCCTAACACAACAataaagcagagctggagccttTCCTCCTGAAGGAAAAGCAACCCATGGAGGGTAGTTGCAGGCTGCAGCTACGTGGCAGCTCTGAGCCCTCTGCCGGGACAGTTAAAAATACCAGTGGCATGTGTCAAATACAGATTTATGGGTTGCAGTGACACTACCTGGCTCCAGGACATTCATATTAGACATCAGACATTTCAGTCTGCATTAACACCAGCCTAACACTTAATAATACCTGCTGTTGCCACTGGTACAGAACACTGGAAGGAAACAACGTTCCTTCCAAAGTTCTGTCCTTTCTTGGAAGCCAAGGACAAGGCACAAGACTGTAACAGTGAAAAATCCCTTCAACAATATCTCCATCCCTAGTCATgaaatatcctgagttggaagggacccacaaggatcatcaagtccaactcctgagCCACGGAATCTTTCATTagacactgttttaaaaatatatatatatagtatttatttaaaagttgcAGCCTAGAGCAGCTTTTCAAACACTTCTGCTACAGGCACTGTACAGGTGTTTATGCATTTGCAGACACAGCTGCTTGTGCAGTAAGACAGAACCATTAGTTGTTCCAGGGCAGAAGGGCCCAGCCCTCACCGCTGGAGGACAGCAGTTCCATCAGGCCCATGCTCAGGAGCTGGTGGCAGTTCTAGACACACCAGCAGGATATGATGCAAAGTCCTCTTCCAGATATCTGTATCtcaaaatttatctttttttttcaaccagtAATTGAACTCTGTTTGCAGTGTCCTTGAAAGAGGAACAAGGCCTGTAACAGCTTCAGGTATGATAAGGTTGAAGAGCCAACCACTGAGGCCCGTTCGGAGACCACGACTGAGTGTTACTGTGCTGGGGACCAGTCCATGTCCTGTCCCACTCAGGGGCTTCAGTGCCACGAAACACAACCATCTCAGCTTCCATTCCTTCAGGCCCGTTTCTGTGCTCGCTCGTTCTGTTCAAAATTAAAGTTGAGAAGGTGactgaagatgtccctgtctCAGGGTCACACAGAAGGGACTTCAGGGAACAATGGGACAATCTTTTCTTCCCCAGTTCTCAAACACTCCTAGTCTAGAACTCTAAATCATAATTTTTTGAGGATAGACATTTATCAGGAGTTCTCAAATGAGAGAGCAGAACACTTGCCCAAATCATGCAGCACAAGGCCTATTATGGACTCCTAGTCCACCCATCTGGCACATAAATGCTACCCTGCTTTTGTCTGAAAGTTCTCAACCTTCCCATTGGTGTATAAAGAAGGGTCTGCAGATAATGCTTTCCTGGTTTGGGATACCCAACTCTAGTCAGCATAGCTGTACAGTACAATCCTAAACTCTGTAATGACAAAAGGTTGaatctctgcttttcatttgcagtACACTGGATAGCTGCCAaaatcccagctccagaggtaaagagaaaggcagaatagaaaaaaaccaccacaaatcATAGAGttgttttggttggaaaagacccttgaGACGATTGAGTCCCAagcattaacccagcactgccaaactGACCACCATGTCTCCAagtctacatgtcttttaaatccctccagggatgctgCCAACCTTTAAGAGAaaacctcttcctcctctccccaccctttCTGAGTATTCCATAACGATGCACCCACAATGCTGCCTTCACACAGAGATGGAATTCTCTCAGTTAAAGGAAAGGATCCTGGACACTAATACTTGTGCTAAGCATGAATTGCAGTAAACTGCACAAGCtgtagttttgatttttttattttattccctgaCTCAATTACCTTGACTGTCTTCTCGAGCTTACACAGAGCTGCCTCATATTGCTGCACCAAAGGCTTTAATGCTTTGCCCTTCATGGGGTGTTTCTGTATGTCTCGGATGCCGGCGTCCCTCAACATCCGCAGAAACTGACGTTCCTGCATAACACAGACACGGGAGATGAGACACCTCACTGCCcatcagagagaaaatgagcaCATTTTGGAACATGTTGCCTAGTCAGGAAATAATTGAAGTTTCTGTGCACAAAGCTCAGCTGACTGGAAAAGGTGGGAAGTAGTATGAACTTTTATCTTCCTCATGCCCCTGCATGCATCCTTATCAAATGAACCCCACGCCAAAGACATACCTGAATTCTAAGGACCAAGCTGAAGGCAACACCTACTTTTCCTGCACGAGCCGTTCTTCCAACCCTGGAAACAGAACAAGTAGCTTCAAGTCAGTTTGAGCCCCACAGTCACTGCCATTATCAGCTCCAAGAGTCTGATTCTGAAACTCTTCACATTGCAGCAAGTCTGATTCCAAGCAATGCTATGGGCTTAATTTTTATTCGAAAGCTATTTGCatattaaagtaaaaagaaaaactaaaagtCCTTTTAAGTGCATGTCACCTTTGCtaaacatttcaaagcaaacCAAGCTCAAGACATCTCCCTGTTGTTCCTGGCTGCCTTACCGGTGAATGTATGTCCTGATGAACTGTGGTGCATCATAATTTATTACATAATTCACTCCTTTAACGTCAATCCCTCGTGCAGTGGCATCTGTGCTGATTAACCTGGTTGTAAATGTATATATAGTTATTTTCAGGCAACATCTCTAGCACTATACACACAAGTGAAACACAGCACAGTTCTTGCTGATCTCTGTTCAAACTGGTCAGCCAGACTCTGTCTCTGAGTGTGGCAGGAGCACTGTAAGTCACTCCTCACTGTCACTGGCATTACTAGCTTCCCACACACCTCCAAGCATCACTACAGCCTGTCGCCCTCTGTTATGCATGAAAAGCTACTGGGTGTTTCCAGGTTCTCCAAGCATGGAACACTAAGCCAGACAGCTCCCAGTGCACTGGAGGTTACAAACCTCTAAGGTATCTGAACATTCCATAAAGGTACTGAATGCAGGGAGCAAGGTGAGAAATTCCAGTAGTCGAGGTTTGGATGAAAAGGAAACCcagaaaatcagtatttaccTTCTTCTCAGAGACATTCCACAGATACAATCTCATACAGCTACCAAAATCACAATGTAAATCAAACACTTGGATAGAAGTAAAGCTGTATGCCAGTCTGAACAGGGACTGCTTTAGTAGAAAGCACTGACACTGTGTATAGTTCAAGCACCAATATCCATTTCCTTCCTACAAGCACCAGATGCCCAGCACACACAATAAACTGCAGATTTGCAAACCTGTGTGTTTTGGGCAATTCTGAACACGCAGTTACATTTACTGCTTGCCATGAAATAACACACAGAAATTCAGATTGCAGCTAGATTAGAACATGCAGGATAAACAATTCAAAGTCACAAGTCCAAGTCTCACACCCATTCTGCCACAGACTCCTGCACGCTGTTTTAGAGGACCCTGGGTAGCTGTGTCCTTGGTTCTGCCTagtttttctcactgaaaacagCCTGCGTTGGAAGACATGCAGGAAAGTCATTTAAGATGCTCACAgttgtatttttccttgttcAAACTCCCTTATGGTTCTCTGTCTCTCACTTGGAGTCAATCGAGAAGAAAACTCAGCCACTGTGACTCCACCAAAGGCTTGAACCAGCAGGAACaacctgcagggaaaggggataGAAACAGTCACTTCCTTGCCTCTGTAACAACACTTGACAGATATCTATGATAGTGATCTCATTCTCTACTCACCTGTGAGAAGCTTCCCTGGAATTGGTGAAGCACAACACGCGGGTGAACTTCATTGTCAGCATGAAGTACAAGAGGAGCAAAGGCTTGGAATTCAGGTCACAGGGCACGTAACATTGCTGCAGTCCACGGGGAAGAagttcagagagaaaaaattacttcttgcCAAGACTATTTGCCCTGAAACCCACTACCTGTCCATGACCTACACAGGCTTGGATGTTTTAAAACTGACTAACAGCAGCAAAACTAGACCCCACAGTGCCACCCCCTTTAGAATAAATCACAGTTACAGGCTGGCAGGATACAAAACAAGTGGAGACAGGAGACCTGAGTTGTTCTTACTTCTCCACAGCAAGTAACAACATGCACTGTCTTCCTGTCTACAGGCTGGCCTGTATCTGCATGCCTTGAAATGCACATTATACATATGGACAACTGGTAAGTGCTactacattattattatttcacatTTCCACTCCTTGTTGCTGGTAAAACTTAATTCCACATGAAgagagattaattaaaaaaaaaaaaatccagtcttaAGCAAATGAACATTAAGTAATGAGAAAACAAAGTCACAAAGACAGAGCTCTCTGGGTCGTAAATACTCCCAAAGCCACTTTTGCCCAGCACCTCTGTAATGCAGGAAAACATAGACATTTTACAATAAAACCATAACCAGATACTCCAGAATTAAACAAATCTTCAACCACAACTTATTCAAGAGAATGAACACCATACCGACAGCCCCTCGGGGAGTGTGTATTTATTATTAGCATCTTGTTCAGTTTCTGTTCCATCTCCAAGTGTTTTTCTCTCGGAATAGACAGATGTGAAGAGGCGTGGCTGGAATAagtccagctgctgcagcttctctgggtcCTGGGTCAGTGTGGctgaaaacagcagcttctgtAAGGGTATctgaggagagcaggagctgaaagAAACAGCACACAGAAACCAGGCTTTGAGGATGGGGCAAAGGAGCTCCACACAAGTGCCTTCAGATGATGTTATAGAGGGAAGCAATTAATTCTGATGCTCTTTTCTTGCTCTGGGCCTTTCCTATAggctcttttccagccttgttTTATGGTGGAGTTCACAGACAGAACTGATCAGTGCCCTCAACCTGCAGGAGTCTGTTACTCCTGCACACATCCCTGCACCCTGGTTACCCGTGTGCTCATTCTAGTCACGTCCTTCCTTGGCCACTGATCCCAGTTTCTGACACATCTCTACCACTGCTGTATGAAAACAGCATCTGCAGATAATTAATTGCAAGAGTTTTCCTCCAAATCCATTACTCAGCTTTGCTGGAGGGCATTACTACAGTTATTGTGCAAATGAATCACAGATTTGCAATATTTGTACATTCTTTTGATGCTCCTTTAGTCTAAATAAGGAAAGCTTGGAGACTACAATACTTAGTGTAAAGGACATTTTCTAGCATCAGCTGTTCACTGACTTACTTTGGTAGACATTTTTCTAGacattttcagaggaaagggACTTTGATAGGCCCTGTGGGAGGTACTGTGGAGCAGGACAGTGACATCCAGAGTTGGTATCCATACTATCAGTTCAAAGAAATGCATTCTGCAACTCACCTGGCTGCTGTTATAGGCCCTGGTTTGGTCCTCTGAAAAAGCATGTTGGAGCCAGAGTCATCTTCTACTTGGAATGCAGCTTTGACAATTTGGTTCAGACAGTTCTGGTGCATGTCATCGATCATACGGTCTGCTTCATCTATGATCTGAATTCACAAGGATGAAAAACACCCCTTGTTAAATACTGGGAgcttttgattttccttttttttatctgtaacAAGTGAGCCAGAATGTAAGACAAGGGAAGCTTCTAGTCAATAGAATTGCTTTCTCTGCCCATCCTTACTCTGAGTTTGCTAAAGGCCaagagagaaggggaagtgGGTGGATGCTTGGGTATCACGAGTTGGAATAAAACATCTGATCTTGTGACTGCTGCCTTCGGAATCTGGAGCATAGACAGGCCCACACAACAGTTCCAGAGGAGATGTATTTATGTTCCATGCAAGAAGAAAGCAGGAATTACAGCTGTAACAGGCAGTGCCCTCAGATGGGAGAGCCATGGAGCCAACTCACCAGGAAGCGAAGCTGCGTCAGGCTGAAGCCCGGGGTCTGCCTGATGTGATCCGTGAGCCGCCCTGGCGTGGCCACAACAATGTCAGCCAGGCTGCAGTAGCCCGTCACTCTGAAAGGACAAGCAGCCCACGAGTAAGTGTTTCTCTTCACCATAAAGCACGTAGCAGAGATCCTTGGCCAGCAGACCTTAAGGTTCTCCTACCACTCAATTAACTGAGAAACAATAAAATTCAAACATGCACTTGAGTTCGGAGAGCACGTGGAGGCAGTGCTGGACACCAGACCCCAGTCTGCACTGAACTGCCTCATTTTACACACAAAGTGTCGTTCTCCACTGCTCTTAAAAAAAGCTTAATTGCAGCAAAATCCCACACAGTCACTTGTACCTGTGGGCATAAggtaaatatttgcattttattcagCTGGTGAAGAATCCCAAAAATCTAGTAAAACATTACAATCACAACAAAGGGGTAGTAGCAGGCACTATGACAACGACAGAACCGCCAGTGTCCAGCACATAAAGCCACTATCCAAAATCGTGATAGCACAATGGTGTGCTGCAATAGCCTGTGTTTTGACCCCTGTTCCATGAGATTAATTAGTTTACAATCTCTATAAAACTTATCAAAATACCTTTTAACCTACTTTTTCTGGACAagcatctcctgctcctttgCAAAAGATTTCTGGCCAGTAATCAAAACGACCTTCAGACCTGTCCCATCAGTGTAAACGTTGAACACTTTACTCACCTGCAAAGAGATGAGCTTTGTCAGCTGCCACAGAAACACTTGCAGTAATACTTTCCATTACAGTAACAACATCAAACCCACTCATGGCTCTTCCACAGGCTTCACAGAACGGCCAAAGAACTGGCTGCACCAGCCTATCCCTTGGCCCAGTTCTGCTCAGAGAGACAGTGAAGAGCCACATACCTGTTGTGCCAGTTCTTTGGTGGGCAGAACAACCAGAGCTCGCACGTGGCAAACCACTCGATCTAACAGAACCTGCCAAAATAAAGTCCAAATGAGTGCCTGAAAGCAGTGGGGAGAGAATGGGGTTCTTGTACTTAACCTAGTTAGAAGAGATGAGCTTGGCACATCCTCGGAGTTTTAcgtttccctttttctccctccacctTCCCAACTCCTCATGCTGTGCCTGCTGTCTGAGGAAAGGAGTGGGGTGCTGACATGAGGCTCCCTCAGACAGCTCTGAGCTAAAAATCCTGCTGCCTTATGTCCACAAATTCCTTGGCTTTTTAACATACTTCTGAGCTGCGGTTTCGCTTGAACAAAAGCACCCCCAGCATTTTCCCTGCAGATACTTCCCTGGGGTGAACTCACCTGGACAATGGGTATGACGAACGCCAGGGTTTTCCCACTGCCCGTGGGTGCCGAGACACAGATGTCCTTGGGGCGGTATCCCCCCCGCCCCACCAGGTACCCATTGGAGGCACTCTGGAGAATGGCAGGAATAACCTCTGCCTGAACTGAGCAAAcccagaaacaaacacaaagtaCACCATTAATGAACTCACTCGTACCCTTAAAATGTTATATGAAAGCGTTCTTTAAGTGAGAAGACGCATGCTGGCTTCCCAACACAACCCTGACAGGCCTCTGACACAGCCTAAGCCTCCAGGCTCAGCTGGACCAACTACTCAGCTCACCCTCCTACCCTTATCCTTGCTTCCAGCTGTGCTTTCTACTTATTTAAGAGCTGGCATTTATTGTACTTGTTTGCAAAACCagtaaaataatggaaaatcaacaatttttttttttgtttgaatgttTTTCCTGGTACTTTATTGAGTTGAATGAGTTCCCAGAGAGCTGTGATCAGTAGCAGACATGGTGGAAAGTAAGGAGCTAAAACACATGCTTGGCataaggaggaaaaatgtgAGGACACAAGTAAGACTTCCCTCTTTGGGCAGCTCTTAGCCTTTACTTCAAGCTTTATCTATGAGCAGATAATAGACTTTTACTCAGCTTAGATAAAGCTTTGAAAATGAAGGGTTAAAGCTGATGCAATCACTTACATGCATTAAACTTGGCTTTGTCCCATGTTTTACTTCACTGACTACACAAAATATTCAGCACCAGACTGCAGGAACTCTGCAAATCAGTTAGTTCAGAAAGGAACAAAAGCACTGTCAAAGTACCTGGAAAGAAGGACTCTATCCCATTcatctgcagctttttcagcaGGCGGGGATGGATTCCTGGCACATCTCTGATTGGGCACAGATTGTCTTTGATACGTTTCTGCACTCGTTTGGGTTGAGCAAGCCACTGTGGCAAAAAGGGCTGAACCTGAGGTGAGGGAAAGGAGAATATGGCAATGCCATACATAAAATAAACCTGTAAGATGCATGTTCCCTCCTGACCATCATCACAATCCCATCAAGCTCAATTACCTTCTGCACTGGCTTTCTGTCGTAGTCTCCGAGAATTGTCAAACTGGAGGGTGGATAATTTGCCTCTTCCCCAGAGGCTGCTAAGGAAAGCTCCTCCTCtgtgctttgattttctttagTTCTTtcactcttctctttcttccctgtttcATCTCCTTCTGTTTCCTCATGTGTCTTCTTCCTTTTAGAAGACTTACTTTTAACATTGTTT
This window contains:
- the DDX51 gene encoding ATP-dependent RNA helicase DDX51, producing the protein MALFCINRYGGEEDEDEKQQEEGAEAEDRARVLLERLRQQARARQLKKQREAQPRGGEEGPGGAGLSPGGEPGEGKGKRKREGEEQPGAQGQKKLKAKQPRSSAEGGAGTEQAADGSSPVKKKKERRRKSKVQRERTEADSEEDIEQQENRNNVKSKSSKRKKTHEETEGDETGKKEKSERTKENQSTEEELSLAASGEEANYPPSSLTILGDYDRKPVQKVQPFLPQWLAQPKRVQKRIKDNLCPIRDVPGIHPRLLKKLQMNGIESFFPVQAEVIPAILQSASNGYLVGRGGYRPKDICVSAPTGSGKTLAFVIPIVQVLLDRVVCHVRALVVLPTKELAQQVSKVFNVYTDGTGLKVVLITGQKSFAKEQEMLVQKKVTGYCSLADIVVATPGRLTDHIRQTPGFSLTQLRFLIIDEADRMIDDMHQNCLNQIVKAAFQVEDDSGSNMLFQRTKPGPITAASSCSPQIPLQKLLFSATLTQDPEKLQQLDLFQPRLFTSVYSERKTLGDGTETEQDANNKYTLPEGLSQCYVPCDLNSKPLLLLYFMLTMKFTRVLCFTNSREASHRLFLLVQAFGGVTVAEFSSRLTPSERQRTIREFEQGKIQLLISTDATARGIDVKGVNYVINYDAPQFIRTYIHRVGRTARAGKVGVAFSLVLRIQERQFLRMLRDAGIRDIQKHPMKGKALKPLVQQYEAALCKLEKTVKNERAQKRA